In one Liolophura sinensis isolate JHLJ2023 chromosome 11, CUHK_Ljap_v2, whole genome shotgun sequence genomic region, the following are encoded:
- the LOC135478142 gene encoding diacetyl reductase [(S)-acetoin forming]-like, with protein MDGQHEPSDPPTNGLTDHGAILLTGGTTGIGLGTAQELVLLGFRKFILGYATHDEHANVAKSNLEQNKGVKVVLVKVHLKISRYFLLFSGDVSEKRTVEEIFKVVHEDFGGSLYAILHTAGVMPPINDEEPEKTFDAFTELYPKAFWRLVERGVPYMEKSPHGGRIVVLSNPGVNLMSSPRPGYLMAGCGKAALEYVTRHYALVLAPKRITCNVVIPGITKTKGWKEIDPTELAERRCPMKEVIQPEDVGAALAFLVSPKARFITGAFLPVDGGLIIGYELRSGVPLIELRGSESYGEKQSQSVSN; from the exons ATGGATGGTCAACATGAGCCATCAGATCCCCCCACCAACGGGCTGACTGACCACGGAGCGATTCTCCTTACCGGCGGCACCACTGGAATCGGgctgggcacagcccaggagCTCGTGCTACTCGGTTTTCGCAAGTTCATCTTAGGGTATGCTACACATGACGAACACGCCAATGTGGCCAAAAGTAACCTGGAACAGAACAAAGGGGTTAAGGTGGTTCTGGTCAAAG TTCACTTGAAAATTAGCAGATATTTTTTGCTTTTCTCCGGCGATGTTTCCGAAAAGAGAACGGTGGAGGAGATTTTCAAGGTCGTCCACGAGGACTTCGGTGGCTCCTTGTACGCTATTCTCCACACAGCTGGCGTTATGCCACCCATAAATGATGAAGAACCAGAGAAAACGTTTGACGCCTTCACAGAACTGTACCCGAAGGCCTTTTGGCGGCTGGTGGAGCGAGGAGTGCCTTATATGGAGAAGTCACCACACGGGGGTCGGATCGTAGTACTTTCCAACCCTGGGGTCAACCTAATGTCCTCACCTAGACCCGGATACCTAATGGCTGGTTGCGGAAAGGCGGCGCTTGAGTACGTGACCCGGCACTACGCACTCGTATTGGCCCCCAAACGTATCACGTGCAATGTGGTGATCCCGGGTATTACAAAGACTAAGGGGTGGAAGGAGATAGACCCCACGGAACTTGCCGAAAGACGGTGTCCCATGAAGGAAGTCATCCAACCGGAGGATGTCGGAGCAGCACTGGCATTTCTCGTCTCCCCAAAAGCGCGTTTTATCACCGGTGCGTTTCTACCAGTGGATGGGGGACTTAT CATTGGTTACGAGTTGCGGAGTGGGGTACCTCTTATCGAGCTACGCGGTTCCGAGAGTTACGGAGAAAAACAGTCCCAAAGTGTGTCGAATTGA
- the LOC135478145 gene encoding diacetyl reductase [(S)-acetoin forming]-like, whose protein sequence is MEKSPHGGRIVVLSSPGVNLMSSPRPFYLMAGCGKAALEYLTRHYALVLAPKRITCNVVIPGITKTKAWKEIDPTELAERRCLMKEVIQPEDVGAALAFLVSPKARFITGAFLPVDGGLMFV, encoded by the coding sequence ATGGAGAAGTCACCACACGGGGGTCGGATCGTAGTACTTTCCAGCCCTGGAGTCAACCTAATGTCCTCACCTAGACCCTTCTACCTAATGGCTGGTTGCGGAAAGGCGGCGCTTGAGTACTTGACCCGGCACTATGCACTCGTATTGGCCCCCAAACGTATCACGTGCAATGTGGTGATCCCGGGTATTACAAAGACTAAGGCGTGGAAGGAAATAGACCCAACGGAACTTGCCGAAAGACGGTGTCTCATGAAGGAAGTCATCCAACCGGAGGATGTCGGAGCAGCACTGGCATTTCTCGTCTCCCCAAAAGCGCGTTTTATCACCGGTGCGTTTCTACCAGTGGATGGGGGACTTATGTTTGTGTGA
- the LOC135478143 gene encoding D-beta-hydroxybutyrate dehydrogenase-like, which translates to MDGQHEPSDSPTNGLTDHGAILLTGGTTGIGLGTAQELVLLGFRKFILGYATHDEHANVAKSNLEQNKGVKVVLVKGDVSEKRTVEEIFKVVDEDFGGSLYAILHTAGGMLPINDEEPEKTFDAFTELYPKAFWRLVERGVPYME; encoded by the exons ATGGATGGTCAACATGAGCCATCAGATTCCCCCACCAACGGGTTGACTGACCACGGAGCGATTCTCCTTACCGGCGGCACCACTGGAATCGGgctgggcacagcccaggagCTCGTGCTACTCGGTTTTCGCAAGTTCATCTTAGGGTATGCTACACATGACGAACACGCCAATGTGGCCAAAAGTAACCTGGAACAGAACAAAGGGGTTAAGGTGGTTCTGGTCAAAG GCGATGTGTCCGAAAAGAGAACGGTGGAGGAGATTTTCAAGGTCGTCGACGAGGACTTCGGTGGCTCCTTATATGCTATTCTCCACACAGCCGGGGGTATGCTACCCATAAATGATGAAGAACCAGAGAAAACGTTTGACGCCTTCACAGAACTGTACCCGAAGGCCTTTTGGCGGCTGGTGGAGCGAGGAGTGCCTTATATGGAGTAG
- the LOC135478144 gene encoding glucose 1-dehydrogenase 2-like: protein MSSPRPFYLMPGCGKAALEYVIWHYALVLAPKRITCNVVIPGITKTKEWKEIDPTELAERRCPMKEVIQPEDVGAALAFLVSPKVRFITGAFLPVDGGLMLV from the coding sequence ATGTCCTCACCTAGACCCTTCTACCTAATGCCTGGCTGCGGAAAGGCGGCTCTTGAGTACGTGATTTGGCACTACGCACTCGTATTGGCCCCCAAACGTATCACGTGCAATGTGGTTATCCCGGGTATTACAAAGACTAAGGAGTGGAAGGAAATAGACCCCACGGAACTTGCCGAAAGACGGTGTCCCATGAAGGAAGTCATCCAACCGGAGGATGTCGGAGCAGCACTGGCATTTCTAGTCTCCCCAAAGGTGCGTTTTATCACCGGTGCGTTTCTACCAGTGGATGGGGGACTTATGCTTGTGTGA